Proteins found in one candidate division TA06 bacterium genomic segment:
- a CDS encoding 4Fe-4S binding protein, whose protein sequence is MPEIRVDENRCKGCELCTKACPKECIAMSQTFSVTGYYPAKLAKQDCCIGCGLCAQICPDLAIEVWK, encoded by the coding sequence ATGCCCGAAATAAGGGTGGACGAGAACCGCTGCAAGGGCTGCGAGCTTTGCACCAAGGCCTGTCCCAAGGAGTGCATCGCCATGTCCCAGACCTTCAGCGTTACCGGCTATTACCCGGCCAAGCTGGCCAAACAGGACTGCTGCATCGGCTGCGGGCTGTGCGCCCAGATCTGTCCCGACCTGGCCATTGAGGTCTGGAAGTAA